A genome region from Nocardia sp. NBC_00565 includes the following:
- a CDS encoding zinc-binding dehydrogenase, whose product MTVHRNAVAVIPEDVPFATASILGCAVTTGLGAVFRSARVQPGSTVAVIGTGGVGMMAIQGARIAGASKVIAIDVVPAKLAAALRFGATDVVDARDGDPVAHVRDLTAAGVDFSFEAVGRAATAAQAFSMLAPAGVATVIGMIPDATPIEIRGSELFLQEKKLQGSFMGSNQFKVDIPRYVDLYRQGRLMLDEMISEQLDLTDINKGFDILKAGAAARVVVAMGRTR is encoded by the coding sequence ATGACCGTGCACCGCAACGCAGTAGCTGTCATCCCCGAAGACGTTCCCTTCGCCACCGCCAGCATTCTCGGTTGCGCCGTCACCACAGGGCTGGGCGCGGTCTTCCGCTCGGCACGCGTACAGCCCGGCTCGACAGTCGCTGTGATCGGCACCGGTGGAGTGGGGATGATGGCGATTCAGGGCGCGCGGATCGCCGGAGCCAGCAAGGTCATCGCGATCGATGTCGTTCCCGCCAAACTCGCCGCTGCGTTGCGATTCGGGGCCACCGACGTCGTCGACGCCCGCGACGGTGACCCGGTCGCCCATGTGCGGGACCTCACCGCTGCAGGAGTGGATTTCAGCTTCGAGGCCGTCGGTCGCGCAGCGACTGCAGCGCAGGCGTTTTCGATGCTCGCCCCGGCCGGGGTGGCGACGGTGATCGGGATGATCCCCGATGCCACGCCGATCGAAATCCGTGGCTCCGAGCTTTTTCTGCAAGAGAAGAAGTTGCAAGGCTCCTTCATGGGCTCCAACCAGTTCAAGGTCGACATCCCTCGGTACGTCGATCTGTATCGGCAAGGACGCCTGATGCTCGACGAAATGATCAGCGAACAACTGGATCTGACCGACATCAACAAGGGCTTCGACATCCTGAAGGCCGGCGCGGCAGCACGAGTCGTTGTTGCGATGGGGAGGACACGATGA
- a CDS encoding gamma-glutamyl-gamma-aminobutyrate hydrolase family protein → MRPLVGITGRRLQASVIGHMDSRYAERDIDFFFTDYASKVAAAGGIPILLPYEAGCEDTVERIDALVITGGQDVHPAMWGGSVEDTSVPADSSRSSGFALDPDRDVYESVLLRAAIERSIPVLGICRGHQLLNAARGGTLIPDLPPTAVEHYPSDSAPTDGRPEHTVTFEPGSLAHSLYGPTRIVNSWHHQAVDRCGDGLIVTGSASDGVVEAIEIPGHPVLGVQWHPEWQVTPDPAFHWLVATAQHRLPVASA, encoded by the coding sequence ATGAGACCACTGGTAGGAATCACCGGTCGACGCCTGCAGGCATCGGTGATAGGTCATATGGACAGCCGCTATGCGGAACGCGATATCGACTTCTTTTTCACCGACTACGCGAGCAAAGTGGCTGCGGCCGGCGGCATTCCGATTCTGCTTCCGTACGAGGCCGGTTGCGAGGATACCGTCGAACGCATCGACGCCCTGGTCATTACCGGCGGCCAGGACGTTCATCCGGCCATGTGGGGCGGTTCGGTCGAAGACACGAGCGTTCCCGCCGACTCGTCGCGATCGAGCGGCTTCGCACTCGATCCGGATCGTGACGTCTACGAATCGGTACTGCTGAGAGCCGCGATCGAACGCTCCATCCCGGTGTTGGGTATCTGCCGCGGACATCAACTGCTCAACGCCGCTCGGGGTGGCACTCTCATTCCCGACCTCCCTCCCACCGCCGTCGAGCACTACCCCTCCGATTCGGCCCCGACCGACGGCCGGCCCGAGCACACGGTCACCTTCGAGCCAGGCAGCCTCGCTCATTCGCTGTACGGGCCCACGCGGATCGTGAACTCGTGGCATCACCAGGCGGTCGACCGATGCGGTGACGGACTTATCGTGACCGGGTCCGCCTCAGATGGAGTCGTGGAAGCGATCGAGATCCCCGGTCACCCGGTCCTCGGGGTGCAGTGGCATCCCGAGTGGCAGGTCACGCCGGACCCGGCATTCCACTGGCTCGTCGCCACCGCACAACACCGCCTGCCGGTGGCATCGGCGTAA
- a CDS encoding glutamine synthetase family protein — MSDFVAAWLADHNIREVRVEGTNLEGSFIGKFVSPAKFLSGLTSGFAFADVAFGLDMSNNPQFGFAMPDWRGDLLDIYLHVDTDTLIEWSPGRASVIGDFRKPTGESISACPRAALRRMTQDLSGLGYDVKSAVEIEATLFEESIHEARAKGYRDLTPLGGTAGSCYHLAKSQDWSDYMRAVIDRLDAVGIPWEAYNDEAAAGQIEFNIAPSDPVSTADYWARTRQIMRETAFAMGRSVTFMAKYSNEYGQASHLNVSLERDGHNAFYAENGPSPVMDEFIGGVMATLVPATSFALPMITSYRRLVDLDGPPTTATWGIANKTAAVRAVVGHQKQARIEYRTPGADSNVYLVLAVILAGGIAGIKNKIAAPEPFRDMAWCLPDGVERLPDTLSKAISALKKDTLLADVLGQDLIDYWIGTREWEWLQFHTGGGEPDVGVTQWESDRYFELP; from the coding sequence ATGTCTGACTTCGTCGCCGCCTGGCTGGCCGACCACAACATCCGCGAAGTCCGGGTCGAGGGAACCAACCTCGAAGGCTCCTTCATCGGCAAGTTCGTCTCACCCGCGAAATTCCTGTCCGGCTTGACGTCCGGGTTCGCATTTGCCGATGTCGCGTTCGGTTTGGACATGTCCAACAACCCCCAATTCGGATTTGCCATGCCCGACTGGCGCGGGGACCTCCTCGACATCTACCTGCACGTCGACACCGACACACTGATCGAGTGGTCACCGGGGCGTGCATCGGTCATCGGTGATTTCCGTAAACCCACCGGAGAATCCATCTCGGCCTGTCCGCGAGCGGCGTTGCGCCGCATGACTCAGGACCTCAGCGGCCTCGGCTACGACGTGAAATCCGCCGTAGAGATCGAAGCCACCCTGTTCGAAGAATCGATTCACGAGGCCCGGGCCAAAGGTTACCGTGATCTCACTCCCCTCGGCGGCACGGCAGGGTCGTGCTACCACCTGGCCAAGTCGCAGGACTGGAGTGATTACATGCGCGCGGTAATCGACCGGCTCGACGCCGTGGGAATTCCGTGGGAGGCCTACAACGACGAAGCGGCTGCCGGGCAAATCGAGTTCAACATAGCGCCCTCGGACCCGGTTTCGACTGCCGACTACTGGGCGCGGACCCGGCAGATCATGCGCGAAACCGCATTCGCCATGGGCCGAAGCGTGACGTTCATGGCGAAGTACTCGAACGAATACGGGCAGGCATCGCATCTCAACGTCTCGCTCGAGCGCGACGGTCACAACGCCTTCTATGCGGAGAACGGTCCGTCGCCGGTGATGGACGAGTTCATCGGGGGAGTCATGGCCACCCTCGTGCCCGCGACATCGTTCGCATTGCCGATGATCACCTCGTATCGACGTCTCGTCGATCTCGACGGTCCACCCACTACCGCGACGTGGGGCATCGCCAACAAGACCGCCGCGGTCCGCGCGGTCGTCGGCCACCAGAAGCAGGCACGCATCGAATACCGCACCCCTGGCGCAGATTCGAACGTCTACCTCGTTCTGGCCGTAATCCTTGCCGGGGGAATCGCCGGGATCAAGAACAAGATCGCCGCACCGGAGCCGTTCCGGGACATGGCTTGGTGCTTGCCCGATGGAGTAGAGCGGTTGCCCGACACCCTGAGCAAAGCGATTTCGGCACTGAAAAAGGACACCCTCCTCGCGGACGTTCTGGGCCAGGATCTCATCGATTACTGGATCGGTACCCGCGAGTGGGAATGGCTCCAATTCCACACCGGCGGCGGCGAACCCGACGTTGGCGTCACCCAATGGGAATCCGACCGCTACTTCGAGCTCCCATGA
- a CDS encoding ATP-binding protein, translating to MSREPSNRPTAEMVGEQLRQVERHHGYAVDEMAMRTEPGAEYAPVLPSVTAAGQAVGNLPLELTSFVDRRVQVAEVKALLAGSRLVTLTGIGGVGKSRLALRVARTVKRDFTDGVWLVELGDLRDTTLLADVVAVALGLRNRGAGPTLEVLVGYLSARDLLLVLDNCEHMIEATTQLAESLLRACPQVRILATSREALIGGGESVFTVPPLGTSDPTSKLAPRAARDDAVTLFVERATTAVPGFEVTDHNVDNVTRICARLDGLPLAIELAAARLRTMSPEQILSRLDDRFALLTRGSRSAPKRQQTLQWCIGWSYDLCTTVEQRLWNQLSVFASGFELDAAEQVCGTGLNEAGLLDALSALVDKSILIREDTDGTVRFRMLETLQEFGRQKAEDDDEYPELARRHRDWCQRMALQAEKESIGPHQLQWIARLERELPNLRKALDFRLSEADESALRITAALYLFWTLRGRLSEGGRWLERALTHTTSSQSANRAKALCVAGEMAAMQGDLSATTDYVAQLQALAGQTADPRVRAFLAQAEGTEAVTTADGDLARAGNNLAEAAGVFEACGDVIFQLDALVLLAWAYALGGDAAQALVCIKKAVAITESSGETLLRSYAMWAMGFAEWRVGQPDRAMQSLKEGIRLSSRVADPLVTAACSETLAWLADEQNDARRAAVLMGAADSLGNIAGSSAFMFRKLLTYREECARNCYKALGKRVFDAARQEGASMSLDATVGFALGDESVAPRAGRPAGNLTKRERQVADLVALGLTNNGIAARLVISPRTAEGHVEHILAKLGFTSRAQIAAWAATKSGH from the coding sequence ATGTCGCGCGAACCGTCCAACCGTCCCACCGCTGAGATGGTGGGTGAGCAACTGCGACAGGTGGAGCGTCATCATGGTTACGCGGTCGACGAGATGGCAATGCGGACCGAACCGGGAGCCGAATATGCGCCGGTCCTGCCGTCTGTGACTGCAGCGGGGCAGGCTGTCGGGAACCTGCCGCTCGAGCTGACCAGTTTTGTCGATCGGCGCGTTCAGGTGGCCGAGGTCAAGGCCTTGCTGGCAGGGTCACGTCTGGTGACCTTGACCGGGATTGGTGGCGTCGGCAAGTCCCGACTCGCGCTGCGAGTCGCCCGCACGGTCAAGCGTGACTTCACCGACGGCGTGTGGCTGGTCGAGTTGGGTGATTTGCGCGATACGACTTTATTGGCCGACGTGGTAGCCGTCGCACTCGGTCTACGAAACCGGGGTGCCGGACCGACGCTGGAGGTCCTCGTCGGATACCTGTCCGCGCGCGATCTGCTGCTGGTGCTGGACAACTGCGAGCATATGATCGAGGCGACCACGCAACTGGCCGAGTCGCTACTGCGGGCGTGCCCGCAGGTGCGGATTCTGGCGACCAGCCGCGAGGCGCTGATCGGCGGCGGCGAGTCGGTGTTCACAGTGCCCCCACTGGGAACTTCCGATCCAACGAGCAAGCTGGCCCCGCGGGCGGCTCGCGACGACGCGGTGACCTTGTTCGTCGAACGAGCGACCACGGCCGTGCCGGGCTTCGAAGTAACCGATCACAACGTAGACAATGTCACCCGGATTTGCGCCCGGCTGGACGGATTACCGCTGGCGATCGAACTTGCCGCAGCCCGACTACGGACAATGTCACCCGAACAGATCCTGTCCCGGCTCGACGACCGATTCGCCTTACTGACACGCGGGAGCCGAAGTGCCCCGAAACGGCAGCAAACCCTGCAATGGTGTATCGGCTGGAGCTATGACCTGTGCACCACGGTCGAGCAGCGATTGTGGAACCAGCTCTCGGTATTCGCCAGCGGGTTCGAGCTCGACGCCGCCGAACAGGTATGCGGCACCGGGCTGAACGAGGCAGGATTGCTCGATGCCTTGTCCGCGCTAGTCGACAAGTCGATCCTGATCCGCGAAGACACTGACGGCACCGTACGCTTCCGTATGCTCGAGACTCTTCAGGAGTTCGGTAGGCAAAAAGCCGAGGATGACGATGAATATCCGGAATTGGCTCGGCGGCATCGGGATTGGTGCCAACGGATGGCATTGCAAGCAGAGAAAGAATCGATCGGCCCACACCAGCTGCAGTGGATCGCCCGCCTGGAACGAGAATTGCCGAACCTGAGGAAAGCGCTGGACTTCAGGCTGTCCGAGGCGGACGAGAGCGCATTGCGAATCACTGCTGCCCTTTACTTGTTCTGGACCCTGCGCGGACGGCTCAGCGAGGGAGGCCGATGGCTCGAACGCGCACTCACCCACACCACAAGCAGCCAGAGCGCCAACCGGGCCAAAGCACTCTGCGTAGCCGGTGAGATGGCAGCGATGCAGGGTGATTTGTCAGCCACCACCGACTATGTGGCGCAACTGCAGGCCTTGGCCGGGCAGACAGCGGACCCCAGGGTCAGAGCATTCCTTGCGCAAGCCGAGGGTACAGAGGCCGTAACCACGGCGGACGGTGATCTGGCCCGCGCCGGCAACAACCTAGCCGAGGCGGCCGGAGTATTCGAAGCATGTGGCGACGTCATATTCCAGCTGGATGCCCTGGTCTTGCTCGCTTGGGCTTATGCGCTAGGAGGGGATGCTGCGCAGGCTCTCGTGTGCATCAAGAAGGCGGTTGCCATTACCGAATCTTCCGGAGAAACCTTGCTTCGGTCGTATGCGATGTGGGCAATGGGATTCGCGGAGTGGCGAGTGGGGCAGCCCGACCGTGCCATGCAGTCATTGAAGGAGGGTATCCGGTTGTCCAGCCGGGTTGCAGACCCGCTCGTAACCGCGGCATGTTCGGAGACGCTGGCCTGGCTCGCAGACGAGCAGAACGATGCTCGGCGCGCAGCTGTCTTGATGGGTGCCGCCGACTCGCTCGGCAATATTGCCGGCAGCTCCGCCTTCATGTTTCGCAAACTGCTTACCTATCGTGAGGAGTGTGCCCGGAACTGCTACAAAGCGCTCGGAAAACGAGTGTTCGACGCGGCCCGTCAGGAGGGTGCCTCGATGAGTCTTGATGCTACGGTGGGCTTCGCTCTCGGCGATGAATCGGTAGCCCCGCGGGCTGGTCGTCCGGCTGGGAATTTGACCAAGCGTGAGCGTCAGGTCGCTGATCTCGTTGCTCTAGGTCTGACCAACAATGGGATCGCCGCCCGGCTGGTGATTTCGCCACGCACCGCAGAGGGGCACGTCGAACATATCCTGGCCAAGCTGGGATTCACCTCGCGCGCACAAATCGCGGCGTGGGCCGCCACGAAATCCGGACACTGA
- a CDS encoding alpha/beta hydrolase — translation MLDADVQAAADGYVRMLPAPLHTLGVAAARQLLNTPPGIPARTPVHSAEAATIHSDDHDIPVRVYRPSSAEDLPALVYLHGGGWVLGGLDGADELCRTLSMSAACVVISVDYRLAPEHPFPAGLDDSITAFDWTARSAPDLGIDRTRIAIGGDSAGANLAIAVCMEALRTGSPLPCFQLLVYPPTDLGSQRPSWTEHGESPLFTAAVARWFMSLYVPDENDYRNPLVSPEKAPSLAGMPPAHIVTAEVDVLRDDSEAFAERLRADGVAVTATRYPGVCHGFFTEVGTFARTTQAIDDAADHLRKVWRESARH, via the coding sequence ATGCTCGACGCGGACGTGCAGGCAGCTGCTGACGGCTATGTCCGGATGCTTCCCGCCCCGCTGCACACGCTGGGGGTCGCCGCTGCCCGGCAGCTGCTCAACACCCCACCGGGCATCCCTGCTCGCACCCCAGTTCACTCTGCGGAGGCCGCCACTATCCATTCCGATGATCACGACATCCCGGTCCGTGTGTACCGGCCGTCATCAGCGGAGGATCTACCGGCGCTCGTCTACTTGCACGGCGGTGGGTGGGTGCTGGGTGGACTCGACGGTGCGGACGAACTCTGCCGAACGCTCTCGATGTCAGCGGCGTGCGTCGTGATCTCGGTGGATTACCGGCTCGCACCGGAACATCCGTTCCCGGCCGGCCTCGATGACAGCATCACCGCATTCGACTGGACCGCGCGCTCTGCGCCGGACCTAGGTATCGACCGGACCCGAATCGCTATCGGCGGAGACAGCGCAGGAGCCAACCTCGCCATCGCAGTGTGCATGGAGGCGCTGCGAACAGGGAGTCCGCTCCCCTGCTTCCAGCTCCTGGTCTATCCGCCGACCGACCTCGGGTCGCAGCGACCATCGTGGACCGAGCATGGCGAGTCTCCGCTGTTTACAGCGGCCGTTGCCCGCTGGTTCATGTCCTTGTACGTCCCGGACGAGAACGACTATCGAAACCCTTTGGTATCGCCGGAGAAGGCCCCTTCTCTGGCCGGTATGCCACCGGCACACATTGTCACCGCCGAGGTGGACGTCCTGCGCGACGACTCCGAAGCATTCGCCGAACGACTGCGTGCCGACGGCGTCGCAGTGACAGCGACTCGGTACCCAGGGGTGTGTCACGGATTCTTCACCGAGGTAGGAACGTTCGCTCGCACTACCCAAGCGATCGACGACGCCGCCGACCATCTCCGCAAGGTGTGGCGCGAATCGGCTCGGCACTGA
- a CDS encoding NAD(P)-dependent oxidoreductase yields MPLAEPPADITPNRPSHVAVIGTGLMGSAVARALLNNRYPVAVWNRTAGRCESLRDLGAQIADTAADAVRVSDVVILMVLDYAAARQILDESSELLRGKTIINLVTGSAAEASAFGAWVDDVGGTYLDGIIAAYPGQIGKPSTLFYYAGSLPAWTRYKTLLTALAGAATFVGSEPSAANVIDAAMTATFHTVSIGAFLEGLSYARSAGVDLDEIKRTLPYWLDLLSQELHVAIDDVQARSHTTDQATLETYLVALRTINKSMVGSGERAHLLSAAIDNLERAYAAGHGQGALSAQILTAQAER; encoded by the coding sequence ATGCCCCTTGCGGAACCTCCCGCCGACATCACGCCGAACCGGCCCTCACACGTCGCAGTCATCGGTACCGGCCTGATGGGCAGCGCCGTCGCGCGAGCCTTGCTGAACAATCGCTACCCGGTAGCGGTATGGAATCGCACCGCCGGCCGGTGCGAATCGTTGCGCGATCTCGGGGCTCAGATCGCCGACACCGCGGCCGACGCCGTCCGAGTCAGCGATGTGGTCATCTTGATGGTGCTGGACTACGCAGCAGCCCGCCAAATTCTCGACGAGTCCTCGGAGTTGCTGCGCGGCAAGACAATTATCAATCTGGTGACAGGTTCGGCGGCCGAGGCGAGCGCATTCGGCGCCTGGGTCGACGACGTGGGCGGCACGTATCTCGACGGCATCATCGCCGCCTATCCGGGTCAGATCGGCAAACCGTCCACACTGTTCTACTACGCTGGCAGTCTCCCGGCATGGACTCGATACAAGACACTGCTGACCGCATTGGCCGGTGCGGCGACCTTCGTCGGGTCGGAGCCTTCCGCTGCGAACGTCATCGACGCCGCCATGACTGCCACCTTCCACACCGTTTCCATCGGGGCTTTTCTCGAGGGATTGTCCTACGCCCGTTCGGCCGGCGTCGATCTCGACGAGATCAAACGGACCTTGCCGTACTGGCTCGATCTCCTCTCCCAGGAACTCCATGTTGCGATCGACGACGTTCAGGCGCGTTCTCACACCACCGACCAGGCAACTCTCGAGACGTATCTCGTGGCGTTGCGCACCATCAACAAATCCATGGTCGGCTCCGGCGAACGGGCCCACCTGCTGAGCGCAGCAATCGACAACCTGGAGCGGGCGTACGCCGCCGGACACGGTCAGGGGGCACTGTCCGCACAAATCCTGACAGCCCAGGCAGAACGCTGA
- a CDS encoding alpha/beta hydrolase fold domain-containing protein, with protein MRTIAFAANRRSSCTPQLQWLIVEGGDDIGTDRVSPVSAPARLTDFAGLAPAFIDVGELDIFRDECLQYARHLGLAGVSTELHIRSGDSHDFDVLGVGDLSARSHADRHRIIKSLYAWRAANHSWWRSSRRGRRQPQLPSEEARGAPVVPLDLVS; from the coding sequence TTGCGCACCATCGCTTTCGCTGCCAATCGCAGATCAAGTTGTACGCCGCAGTTGCAGTGGCTGATAGTCGAAGGCGGCGACGATATCGGAACCGATCGGGTCTCGCCGGTATCGGCCCCCGCGCGGCTCACCGACTTTGCCGGACTGGCACCGGCGTTCATCGATGTCGGTGAACTCGACATATTTCGAGACGAATGCCTTCAGTACGCGCGCCACCTCGGACTGGCAGGTGTCTCCACCGAACTTCATATTCGATCCGGTGATTCACACGACTTCGACGTCCTGGGGGTCGGCGACCTGTCCGCGCGTTCACACGCGGATCGTCACCGCATCATCAAATCCCTGTATGCATGGCGGGCCGCTAACCACTCCTGGTGGCGGAGCAGCCGACGAGGCCGACGACAGCCGCAGCTGCCGAGCGAAGAAGCCCGAGGCGCCCCCGTAGTCCCACTAGACTTGGTCAGTTGA
- a CDS encoding aldehyde dehydrogenase family protein has translation MKLTRLDDWLKLRADISLPTGMWIDGRSAAAEDGATTPLISPRDGEILTHLPAAGAQDVARAVRSAKAAFDSGVWSRISPRERGETLIRWADLLEAHRDEMALLIALEMGKPVTIAWNVELKTTIGLIRWYGELADKLMDESPRGKNDALALVTREPMGVVAAITPWNFPMTLSTFKMPAALVAGNTVVLKPASQSPLSVLRAAELASEAGLPDGVLQVVTGSGPVTGAALASDNDVATLTFTGSTDVGKQLLHYSADSNAKPVWLELGGKSPNIIFPDAPSIEEAIDVAGWAISFNSGQMCTAGSRLLVHRDIHDQVVEGVTNYLAGLRIGDPLDPDTEMGPLASQRHRNDVLAEISKGMQTRAQLVLGSDQPLDRPGWFVEPAVFTGVDPDDRLAQHEIFGPVMSVLTFENDDEAIRIANNSDYGLGSAVWTSNLSRAAQVSRRLDAGLVWVNCFEEGDYSVPFGGRKLSGHGGDKSVHGLEKFTTTKTTWMAV, from the coding sequence ATGAAACTGACACGACTCGACGACTGGCTCAAGCTGCGCGCGGACATCAGTCTTCCCACCGGAATGTGGATCGACGGCCGTTCCGCCGCGGCAGAGGACGGCGCGACCACGCCGTTGATTTCGCCCCGTGACGGAGAAATCCTGACCCATCTCCCCGCGGCCGGCGCGCAGGATGTGGCTCGTGCGGTGCGCTCGGCCAAGGCGGCCTTCGACAGCGGCGTATGGTCGCGCATCTCCCCCCGCGAACGCGGCGAGACGCTCATTCGGTGGGCAGACCTGCTCGAAGCGCACCGCGACGAGATGGCGCTGCTGATCGCCCTGGAAATGGGAAAGCCTGTCACCATCGCGTGGAACGTCGAACTGAAGACCACGATCGGTCTCATTCGGTGGTACGGCGAACTGGCCGACAAGCTCATGGACGAATCACCACGCGGCAAGAACGACGCCCTCGCCCTGGTGACGCGCGAGCCGATGGGCGTGGTCGCTGCCATCACACCATGGAACTTCCCGATGACACTGTCGACGTTCAAAATGCCGGCCGCTCTCGTCGCCGGAAACACCGTCGTCCTCAAGCCGGCAAGCCAATCACCCCTCTCGGTGCTGCGTGCGGCGGAACTCGCCAGCGAGGCGGGGCTTCCTGATGGTGTGTTGCAGGTCGTCACCGGCAGCGGACCCGTCACCGGTGCCGCCCTGGCCTCCGACAACGATGTAGCCACACTGACTTTCACTGGTTCGACGGACGTAGGAAAGCAACTGCTGCACTATTCAGCGGACTCCAACGCCAAACCGGTATGGCTCGAACTCGGCGGCAAGTCCCCGAACATCATCTTCCCGGACGCCCCCAGCATCGAGGAGGCCATCGACGTTGCCGGTTGGGCGATTTCGTTCAACTCGGGTCAGATGTGCACCGCGGGTTCGCGTTTGCTCGTGCACCGCGACATCCACGACCAGGTAGTCGAGGGCGTCACCAACTACCTGGCCGGACTGCGGATCGGTGATCCGCTCGACCCGGACACCGAGATGGGCCCGCTCGCATCGCAACGCCATCGCAACGACGTGTTGGCCGAGATCAGCAAAGGCATGCAGACTCGGGCCCAACTCGTCCTGGGTTCCGATCAACCTCTCGACAGGCCGGGCTGGTTCGTCGAACCGGCAGTGTTCACCGGAGTCGATCCCGACGACCGCTTGGCACAGCACGAAATCTTCGGTCCCGTCATGTCGGTACTGACATTCGAGAACGATGACGAGGCAATCCGCATCGCCAACAACTCCGATTACGGGTTGGGGTCCGCGGTGTGGACCTCGAATCTTTCGCGTGCGGCACAGGTCTCACGCCGACTCGATGCCGGGTTGGTGTGGGTCAACTGCTTCGAGGAGGGCGACTACTCGGTTCCCTTTGGCGGCCGCAAGCTGTCGGGTCACGGCGGCGACAAGAGCGTCCACGGCCTCGAGAAGTTCACTACGACGAAAACTACGTGGATGGCGGTCTGA
- a CDS encoding TetR/AcrR family transcriptional regulator, which produces MARVPAEQRRQDFIEAAVRVIAEQGMDRATTRKIAEAAEAPLATLHYCFHTKEQLFFAVFEHMSADILKGQAEAIKGHGDLAVTAARIVRATMEWSTRHPNYARVQFDLLLWGLRRDGKDVEWANRVYAHFIEGYLRILRASVGVNDDPSMVEPLARVVLSIIDGLTLQWVSDPNDARLQGDVELACAMISTYVSASRGAAQSVAAQVRSAVS; this is translated from the coding sequence ATGGCGCGGGTGCCCGCAGAGCAACGGCGGCAGGACTTCATCGAGGCAGCGGTGCGTGTGATCGCCGAGCAGGGCATGGATAGGGCCACGACCCGTAAAATTGCCGAGGCGGCGGAGGCTCCTCTCGCCACGCTGCACTACTGCTTCCATACCAAAGAGCAACTATTCTTCGCGGTGTTCGAACATATGTCCGCGGACATACTGAAAGGCCAGGCCGAGGCCATCAAGGGCCACGGGGATTTGGCCGTCACCGCCGCCCGCATTGTCCGGGCGACTATGGAGTGGTCGACGCGTCATCCCAACTATGCGCGGGTGCAGTTCGACCTCTTATTGTGGGGTCTTCGGCGCGACGGCAAGGATGTGGAGTGGGCAAACCGGGTATACGCCCACTTCATCGAGGGGTACTTGCGCATACTGCGGGCATCGGTGGGAGTCAACGACGACCCGTCCATGGTCGAGCCGCTGGCACGCGTGGTGCTGAGCATCATCGACGGCCTTACGCTGCAGTGGGTCAGCGACCCGAACGACGCACGACTTCAAGGTGACGTCGAGCTCGCGTGCGCCATGATCTCGACCTATGTGAGTGCTTCTCGGGGAGCCGCCCAATCGGTTGCCGCGCAGGTGCGTTCTGCCGTGAGCTAA